A part of Fusarium oxysporum Fo47 chromosome III, complete sequence genomic DNA contains:
- a CDS encoding ribosomal protein S3Ae, producing MAVGKNKRLSKGKKGLKKKTVDPFSRKDWYSIKAPNPFNVRDVGKTLVNRTTGLKNANDALKGRILEVSLADLQKDEDHSFRKVRLRVDEVQGKNCLTAFHGLDFTSDKLRSLVRKWQTLIEANVTVKTTDDYLIRLFAIAFTKRRPNQVKKTTYAASSQIRAIRRKMTDIIQREASSCTLTQLTSKLIPEVIGREIEKSTQGIYPLQNVHIRKVKLLKAPKFDLGALMALHGESGTDDQGQKVEREFKERVLEEV from the exons ATGGCGGTTGGAAA GAACAAGAGACTctccaagggcaagaagggcctcaagaagaagacagtCGACCCCTTCTCCCGAAAGGACTGGTACTCAATCAAG GCCCCTAACCCCTTCAACGTTCGAGA TGTCGGCAAGACCCTCGTGAACCGAACCACCGGTCTCAAGAACGCCAACGACGCTCTCAAGGGCCGTATCCTCGAGGTCTCTCTCGCCGATCTCCAGAAGGATGAGGACCACTCTTTCCGCAAGGTCCGCCTCCGTGTCGATGAGGTCCAGGGCAAGAACTGCTTGACTGCTTTCCACGGCCTCGACTTCACCTCCGACAAGCTCCGATCGCTGGTGCGAAAGTGGCAGACCCTCATTGAGGCCAACGTCACTGTCAAGACTACCGACGACTACCTCATCCGCCTCTTCGCCATCGCTTTCACCAAGCGACGACCCAACCAGGTTAAGAAGACCACCTACGCTGCCTCTTCTCAGATTCGGGCCATCCGACGCAAGATGACCGACATCATCCAGCGTGAGGCCTCAAGCTGCACCCTCACCCAGCTTACCTCCAAGCTCATTCCCGAGGTCATTGGCCGCGAGATTGAGAAGTCCACCCAGGGCATCTACCCTCTCCAGAAC GTCCACATCCGAAAGGTTAAGCTGCTCAAGGCCCCCAAGTTCGACCTTGGTGCCTTGATGGCTCTGCACGGCGAGTCTGGCACTGATGACCAGGGCCAGAAGGTTGAGCGGGAGTTCAAGGAGCGTGTCCTGGAGGAGGTTTAA